A segment of the Coffea eugenioides isolate CCC68of unplaced genomic scaffold, Ceug_1.0 ScVebR1_1479;HRSCAF=2334, whole genome shotgun sequence genome:
GATGCACGTGGGTCCAAGTTAATGCCAGATAAAAAGGATTTCGGTTATAGTTTTCCGTGCGACGGTCCAGGACGGGGCGGCACTTGCGATATTTCGGCATGGGACGCATTTTATTTAGCGGTTTTTTGGATGTTAAATACTATTGGATGGGTTACTTTTTATTGGCATTGGAAGCACATCACATTATGGCAGGGTAACGTTTCACAATTTAATGAATCTTCCACCTATTTGATGGGCTGGTTAAGAGATTATTTATGGTTAAACTCTTCACAACTTATTAATGGCTATAACCCCTTTGGTATGAATAGTTTATCGGTCTGGGCATGGATGTTCTTATTTGGACATCTTGTTTGGGCTATTGGATTTATGTTCTTAATTTCCTGGCGTGGGTATTGGCAGGAATTGATTGAAACTTTAGCTTGGGCTCATGAACGCACACCTTTAGCCAATTTGATTCGTTGGAGAGATAAACCCGTAGCCCTTTCCATTGTGCAAGCAAGATTGGTTGGACTAGCCCACTTTTCTGTAGGTTATATATTTACGTATGCGGCTTTCTTAATTGCCTCTACGTCGGGCaaatttggttaattttgaaattcattttTGAAGTGTTGTATCCGCGAAAAGATCATTTCTTTCGACGAAGAGGGGCCCGCCTTCTTATATTTCTACATCTAGGATTCGACTTGTATTATGGATACTAATAGGAACTGAACCATTATGGCAAGGAAAGGTTTGATTCAGCGGGAGAAGAAGAGGCAAAAGTTGGAACAGAAATATCATTTGATTCGTCGATcctcaaaaaaagaaataagCAAAGTTCAGTCATTAAATGACAAATGGGAAATTTATAGAAAGTTACAATCTCCACCGCGGAATAGTGCACCTACACGCCTTCATCGACGTTGTTTTGCGACCGGAAGACCAAGAGCTAATTATCGAGACTTTGGACTGTCCGGACATATACTTCGTGAAATGGTTCATGCATGTTTGTTGCCAGGAGCAAGAAGATCAAGTTGGTAAGGATTAACCCTTGATTTCTATTCTATGATCGGTGATCATAGAAGTCCCCTTTACCATTCTGTATAAATCGGCTATTCTATTTGTACAGATATGGTAGAGGGGTACATTCAACCCTTGTTTGTCTATTAGTTTTCGGTTTTTCTCCTCAGCGCGGGGTAGAGCAGTTTGGTAGCTCGCAAGGCTCATAACCTTGAGGTCACGGGTTCAAATCCTGTCTCCGCAACATCTTGATCTTGTTTGTCAAAAATTTTTAGGTTTGACTCTGTTAACTAGTAATAAATTTCCGcttttctgtttgttttttgGGGTTTTTAGGGGGatgataacaaaagaaaaaaagggaaagataGAATTATTACAAGATCACAGCTAACTATAACAAATTCTTTACTTTATCATATTAATTTATTTTGGGCGGATAGCGGGAATCGAACCCGCGTCTTCTCCTTGGCAAAGAGAAATTTTACCATTCGACCATATCCGCACTTTCCGTTCTTGATATATAATATGTCCACACAatattaaattaataaaattaatatatacCCGGATCATTTTTATATAGTGTCGGACCAGATACTCTCCTAAGGGTGATTccaattattttaaattattttattaattgtattttttcatcatttaagAAGTTTGCAAGAAGTTTGACCCCCCtctaattttttctttatttgcatTTTCTTGTGGGGACTTATATTCAATTTTAATGTGTCTCACAACCGAGAAAAATTCGGGGGGTCGTTTCGGTTTCGGATCTGGGACGAATAGGTTCAAGAGATGAGAGAATTAAGGATACCAACTAGAAAGACTAAGCCAATCCATAATGATGTACCAGAAAATATAACATTTTTGTTACTTGACCAACCATCAGGAGAAGCAAATACAACGGGCACGCTAATCAATAAGATTGATGAGGTAGCAATTAGTGCAAAAACAGCCAATTGGAAAGCAAGAGTCATACTTTTAATCCTCCAATCTACCAACAAATGAACTATATTATACCATTTGATCCCTCTATCAGCAAAAAAGTTTTAATAAAATATATCATCGAGGGATTTTCCTTTAACATGAATCCAGTGATTCTATATAACTTATTACTACCTATTTTACACTTTATTTGTACATGGGGTCGAAGGAAATGGAATTTTTTTGATTTCACAAATGGGCGTGCTGGCTCATATATACGGATCGGTGGTAGATTCCCACTATCTGTAGAAAGACCTCCGGTGGGAATCTACCCTATGGTCATGTTCTATTCGgaggaataaaataaaaattgtcTCTCGGAGAGATGGCTGAGTGGTTGATAGCCCCGGTCTTGAAAACCGGTATAGTTTTGAACAAAGAACTATCGAGGGTTCGAAtccctctctctccttttttgcTCATTGAATAGATTTGTTTCTTTATTGGTTTTCTCGGACTGGTATCATAAATCAAAAAGAAGGGGGAATGGCTCGGCTATCCCACCGAGCCAAAAATAGATTATATAAatgagttgaaaaaaaaaagaatccttttttttattttaagtatgaCCTGATCCCAAGATGGATAAAGGAACAAAAAGGATTCCTATTTAAAGCATTAGATCTCCTCTATTATCTCAATTAAGCGGGGTCATTGAAAGGACAGGTTCAAAATCACGATCAATTCCCTTTTCAAATCCTGCTGCAGCTGCACGAGCCCTTCCCGCATGCCATAAATGACCCACGAAGAAGAAGAATCCTAGAACAAAATGAGAGGTAGCTAACCAACTTCTAGGAGAGACATAATTGACTGCATTGATCTCGGTAGCTACGCCACCCACGGAATTTAAAGAACCTAAAGGGGCATGAGTCATATATTCTGCGGAACGCCGTTCTTGCCAAGGTTGTATGTCTTTTTTCAACCTACTCAAGTCCAACCCATTTGGACCTCTTAAAGGTTCTAACCAGGGAGCGCGCAGGTCCCAAAAACGCATGGTTTCTCCTCCAAAAATGACTTCTCCGGTTGGCGAACGCATTAGATATTTACCTAAACCAGTAGGCCCTTGGGCGGATCCCACATTAGCCCCAAGACGTTGGTCTCTAACTAAAAAAGTAAATGCTTGGGCTTGAGAAGCTTCTGGCCCAGTAGGTCCGTAAAACTCACTAGGATAGACGGTATTATTGAACCAGACAAAACAACAAGCAGTGAAACCAAAGATGGATAAAGCCCCTAAACTATAAGATAAGTAAGCCTCTCCAGACCATACAAGTGCGCGCCGAGCCCACGCGAAGGGTTTGGTTAAGATATGCCAGATTCCACCAAGTATACAAATCGAACCTAACCATACATGTCCGCCGATTATATCTTCTAAATCGTCCACACTAACAATCCAACCCTCCCCTCCAAAAGGGGATTTTagtaaataaccaaaaatgataCCTGGGCTAAGGGTCAAATTGGTAATTTTTCTTACATCTCCCCCTCCCGGAGCCCAGGTATCATACACGCCCCCAAAATATAGAGCCTTGAATACTAGAAGAAAAGCACCTATACCTAACAAGATTAAGTGAATACCTAAAATTGTGGTCATTTTATTTCTATCTTTCCATACATAACCGAAGAATGGAAAAGATTCTTCAAGCGTCTCAGGACCCAGAAGTGCGTGGTAAATACCTCCAAAGCCCAAAACCGCAGAGGAAATTAAATGAAGTACTCCAGATACAAAGTATGGAAAGGTGTCTATAACTTCCCCCCCAGGGCCTACCCCCCAACCTAGAGTAGCTAGGTGGGGAAGTAAGATTAACCCTTGTTCATACATAGGCTTCTCTGGTACGAAATGAGCCACTTCAAATAGGTTCATTGCTCCGGCCCAGAATACGATTAACCCAGCATGGGCTACATGAGCTCCTAGTAGTTTACCGGATAAATTGATAAGTCGGGCATTTCCCGCCCACCAAGCGAAACCGGTGGTTTCTTGGTCACGACCAGCTAAAGCTAAAGTTCCATTAAAGAGCGTTTCCACGTGGTAGAACCTCCTCAGGGAATATAAGGTTTTCATGAGGCTGATCTTGAGCTGCCATCCAAGCACGAATACCTTCATTTAAGAGAATATTtttggtgtagaaagtttcaaaTTCCGGATCTTCCGCTGCGCGAATTTCCTGAGAAACGAAATCATAGGCACGTAGATTCAGGGCCAAACCGACTACTCCAAGAGCACTCATCCATAAACCGGTTACTGGTACAAATAACATAAAGAAATGTAACCAACGTTTATTGGAAAAAGCAACCCCAAAGATTTGGGACCAAAAGCGGTTAGCGGTGACCATTGAATAAGTTTCTTCGGCTTGCGTTGGGTTAAAAGCACGGAATGTATTTGCACCATCACCATCTTCAAATAAAGTATTTTCTACAGTAGCACCATGAATAGCGCATAGCAAAGCAGCGCCCAATACACCGGCAACTCCCATCATATGAAATGGGTTCAATGTCCAATTATGAAACCCTTGAAAAAAGAGGATGAATCGAAATATAGCTGCTACACCAAAACTAGGCGCAAAGAACCAACCAGACTGACCTAGTGGATAAATGAGGAATACAGAAACAAAAACGGCAATTGGGGCAGAGAATGCGATTGCATTATAAGGTCGCAATTGAACAGATCGAGCAAGTTCGAATTGACGTAACATGAAACCTATTAATCCAAAAGCGCCGTGGAGAGCAACAAAAGTCCACAGACCGCCTAATTGACACCAACGAGTAAAATCTCCTTGTGCTTCAGGGCCCCATAGTAACAACAAAGAATGTGCTAAACTATTAGCAGGAGTAGAAACTGCGGCAGTTAAGAAATTGCAGCCTTCCAAATAGGAACTGGCTAACCCGTGGGTATACCATGAAGTTACAAAGGTTGTACCTGTGAACCAACCCCCTAAAGCGAAATAGGCACAAGGAAAGAGCAATAGGCCGGACCAGCCTACAAAAACGAAACGGTCCCTACGTAACCAGTCATCCAtaatatcaaataaatcattttcGTCTTTGGTAAATTTACCAAGGGCTATAGTCATAGCGATCCTCCTATTCAACTACTTCGACCATTTCCGAGCACCTCATAGCATTTTCGGGGCATTCGATCTCTTCTGTATGATTTCTCTTGCACTGCCCCACCCCACTGCAATGGGTTTCGAAGATAAAAATCCTTTATTTATTGGCCCATAAACTCGCCTAGATAACTCAATTTTTTATTCCTAGATTAGTAGATTCCTACTTAGTAAGTATATGAACCGCGAATTGTCTTATTATGACTCATCAATCAGATAATGAATATCTTTTCAAAGAACTGTTCAAGGAACAACCAACCCCCTCTCTCACCCCCAATCGACCCTCAGACCTAACCCCTCGTTTGTTccattaataattattattagaTCTTGTTCGTgatattgagaaaaataaagaaatttagaGATTCTTTAAATTAAAgttttttattaatttcttttttcattttctttagtaTTTTCTTTGTTAGTTCTATCTCTTTTTCCTTCAGATAAATCTAAAACtcctttgaaaaagaaaaagaaataatttctatttttttttcaataaaataaataagtagACTGGAAATGAAAGTCTATTTCTCGCATCCATCACACAAAAATATCGGATGCAAAACATTTGGTACATGAAGCCACGATCTGATAAATATACATCCAAATATACATACTTATATAGCTAGAAAGTATGTAATCAAAGAGAGAGTGGAAAAGGCTCTTATCTTGTAACTTGAAAGAAACCCTTCTCTGTGGAGGAACAGAATAAGAATTTATTCTTATATATAATTATAGACAATCTCGGAAAAAGAAGATTTAATTAGAAATATCGACAAATTCGTGCGGAGTCaaagaaatgaaataaaaaaaggatTAACTCTTTCAATTTCATCTCTATCGGATTTTAATATCAGAATAGTGGATAGGGTTATGATTCAATGGGTCAGGTCCacttactttttcttttgttgatttCTAACTTTCCAATGGAATGTATTTCGTTGGTACAATAGAAAGTGGGAATATGTGGTTTGATCATTCAAGAGGTAACTTATCCTTATTTATAATAATTCCAATTTATTGAACAAACGTTTAACTTTATAACTACTATAAAAAAACTATAACTCAGTATAAAAATACTCTATTATCTCGTTAGTTACTTTTTTATTACAAACAAATATTAATAATATCTCTATTCTTCCTTCAAATATGAATAGTACAATTGGAAACTGGAGTTTTATGAAAAAACCAGAGCCCCTTATCGGATTTGAACCGATGACTTACGCCTTACCATGGCGTTACTCTACCGCTGAGTTAAAAGGGCTTTTTTGATGAATTCCTGAATAGGTCACTATGTAGATAAAATGCCTATATGTCCATATATTATATACataagttatatatatataagtccATGCAGGAGACTTAGATAGTGACTCATTCTCGAATAACAAAATGTATTTACTTAGCAAGTCTAGGGTAAAATGCAATGGATTGTTTCAAGACCGAAccccattatttttctttttttgaatgaagcgattcccaccaaaaaaaaGTTCACTTATATGTACACCTACCAATTCGACATAAATTTCAAGATATTTCATCGAATCATATGATGAAGAGATTCTATTTGTCTTGTTCCCTGAACTAAATGAAACTTTTTTTCGAAAATTTATGAATCccattactaaatactaaatttagtatttagtaatttccttttttttagtaTGAGATAAGGGTATCTCATCTTAATAATGAATGGAAGAATGAAAGTGAAAGAAATAGAATTTAACCCCCTTTTGGACCAACGACTCCCTGATAAAATCTTATCCTTTGTGTTATTTCTacttttttgattttctttttatattagACTAAATAATATAGATTTCTATAACtagatttatttatatatatagagTGGAGAATGGCGATTAGAATGAACGATTCATGAATGACAAATCGCAAAATTCTCTACACCTAGAAAAGGCAGAAAGATCCAATCAGACCATTACATTATATTGACAATTTCAAAAAACTGTTCATACTATGATCATAGTATGATGGCGGTTGGGCAAGTAGGCCCCCATCGTCTAGTGGTTCAGGACATCTCTCTTTCAAGGAGGCAGCGGGGATTCGACTTCCCCTGGGGGTAGGGTACTACGAAAGGAAGTTAATCATGGATTATCAATACAATAAGTCTAAAAGTGATTCTTCCTGGGTCGATGCCCGAGCGGTTAATGGGGACGGACTGTAAATTCGTTGGCAATATGTCTACGCTGGTTCAAATCCAGCTCGGCCCAATAATTCGCCCAATTCGCCAATCCAATCTATCACGAGAGGGTATAACCCCCTATCTTTCATAAAGACTCGATGCGGagataaaaagaataaaaatctCTGCAAGATCCCTTTTTTCGCTGGGATTGTAGTTCAATTGGTCAGAGCACCGCCCTGTCAAGGCGGAAGCTGCGGGTTCGAGCCCCGCCAGTCCCGACGGATCCAATAAATACAGCAATAAAATCCATCTCCCCCTTTCATAG
Coding sequences within it:
- the LOC113755433 gene encoding LOW QUALITY PROTEIN: uncharacterized protein LOC113755433 (The sequence of the model RefSeq protein was modified relative to this genomic sequence to represent the inferred CDS: deleted 1 base in 1 codon); the protein is MTIALGKFTKDENDLFDIMDDWLRRDRFVFVGWSGLLLFPCAYFALGGWFTGTTFVTSWYTHGLASSYLEGCNFLTAAVSTPANSLAHSLLLLWGPEAQGDFTRWCQLGGLWTFVALHGAFGLIGFMLRQFELARSVQLRPYNAIAFSAPIAVFVSVFLIYPLGQSGWFFAPSFGVAAIFRFILFFQGFHNWTLNPFHMMGVAGVLGAALLCAIHGATVENTLFEDGDGANTFRAFNPTQAEETYSMVTANRFWSQIFGVAFSNKRWLHFFMLFVPVTGLWMSALGVVGLALNLRAYDFVSQEIRAAEDPEFETFYTKNILLNEGIRAWMAAQDQPHENLIFPEEVLPRGNLFNGTLALAGRDQETTGFAWWAGNARLINLSGKLLGAHVAHAGLIVFWAGAMNLFEVAHFVPEKPMYEQGLILLPHLATLGWGVGPGGEVIDTFPYFVSGVLHLISSAVLGFGGIYHALLGPETLEESFPFFGYVWKDRNKMTTILGIHLILLGIGAFLLVFKALYFGGVYDTWAPGGGDVRKITNLTLSPGIIFGYLLKSPFGGEGWIVSVDDLEDIIGGHVWLGSICILGGIWHILTKPFAWARRALVWSGEAYLSYSLGALSIFGFTACCFVWFNNTVYPSEFYGPTGPEASQAQAFTFLVRDQRLGANVGSAQGPTGLGKYLMRSPTGEVIFGGETMRFWDLRAPWLEPLRGPNGLDLSRLKKDIQPWQERRSAEYMTHAPLGSLNSVGGVATEINAVNYVSPRSWLATSHFVLGFFFFVGHLWHAGRARAAAAGFEKGIDRDFEPVLSMTPLN